The following are encoded together in the Streptomyces sp. NBC_00358 genome:
- a CDS encoding PP2C family protein-serine/threonine phosphatase, translating into MTSQPGAAGVASPELDRAAAWGTEQPSVLLVEDDPGDALLVEEMVADSALGMRLRWVRSMAEACDVLASEAPDCVLLDLHLPDAQGLEAVSRVREHAEHVAVVVLTGLAEEGTGLAAVAAGAQDYLVKGRVEPELFGRAVRYAIQRKQAERDAVALQASQMLAQENARLERGLLPRPLLRGDGVEVVTRYRPGRAHALLGGDFYDIVQSADGTVHAMIGDVSGHGPDEAALGVALRIAWRTLVLSGVTGADQVGRLEEILMVERATVGVFATLVILTVSPGQRSVRMVRAGHHGVLLRESDGVEWVEVRGGPALGIIPGGADWPVEELAFPEGAAMVLFTDGLFEGRVGRGTERLGEEGLLAVARELADLAPAAFVDGLIHRAETLAEGQGGLPDDVAVLYLRWS; encoded by the coding sequence ATGACGTCGCAGCCCGGGGCTGCCGGCGTGGCTTCGCCCGAGCTGGACCGCGCGGCGGCCTGGGGGACGGAACAGCCGTCGGTGCTCCTGGTCGAGGACGACCCGGGCGACGCGCTCCTCGTCGAGGAGATGGTCGCCGACAGCGCGCTCGGTATGCGCCTGCGCTGGGTGCGGTCGATGGCGGAGGCGTGCGACGTGCTCGCGTCCGAGGCCCCGGACTGCGTGCTGCTCGACCTGCATCTCCCGGACGCGCAGGGCCTGGAGGCGGTGTCGCGGGTGCGCGAGCACGCCGAACACGTCGCCGTGGTGGTGCTCACCGGTCTCGCGGAGGAGGGGACCGGTCTGGCGGCCGTGGCGGCGGGCGCGCAGGACTACCTGGTCAAGGGCCGGGTCGAACCGGAGCTGTTCGGACGGGCGGTGCGCTACGCGATCCAGCGCAAGCAGGCCGAGCGGGACGCGGTGGCACTCCAGGCGAGTCAGATGCTGGCGCAGGAGAACGCCCGCCTGGAACGGGGGCTGCTGCCGCGCCCGCTGCTGCGCGGGGACGGCGTGGAGGTCGTGACCCGCTACCGCCCCGGTCGCGCGCACGCGCTGCTGGGCGGCGACTTCTACGACATCGTCCAGAGCGCCGACGGCACCGTGCACGCGATGATCGGTGATGTCTCCGGGCACGGTCCGGACGAAGCCGCTCTCGGGGTCGCACTGCGCATAGCCTGGCGCACCCTGGTCCTCAGCGGTGTCACCGGTGCCGACCAGGTGGGCCGGCTCGAGGAGATCCTCATGGTCGAGCGGGCCACGGTGGGCGTCTTCGCCACCCTGGTCATCCTCACCGTCAGCCCCGGTCAACGCAGTGTTCGGATGGTGCGGGCAGGTCACCACGGTGTGCTGCTGCGTGAGAGCGACGGGGTCGAGTGGGTGGAGGTCAGAGGCGGCCCGGCGTTGGGGATCATTCCCGGAGGGGCGGACTGGCCCGTGGAGGAACTGGCGTTCCCGGAGGGTGCGGCGATGGTGCTGTTCACCGACGGCCTCTTCGAGGGGCGCGTCGGGCGCGGCACGGAGCGCCTCGGCGAGGAGGGCCTGCTCGCCGTGGCCCGCGAACTGGCCGATCTGGCACCGGCCGCGTTCGTCGACGGACTGATCCATCGGGCCGAGACGCTGGCCGAGGGGCAGGGCGGCCTGCCCGACGATGTCGCCGTGCTCTACCTGCGCTGGAGCTGA
- a CDS encoding sensor histidine kinase translates to MTGERWAGRRLTVQGWIRLVVALMALLVVVGSVIGAGLLQRTASVTDHLLMDVEPAQTEAYRLQAALVNQETGIRGYAIAADRQFLDPYAQGKQDEAHAAARMRALIGDRPGLLANLETVEKRAAEWRRTYAEPLVAGVTPGKPRTIDQATAERGKKAFDRIRGAAAAQTAGLAAAVKDGQDQLASSRKVRDAVLVAMVVVFLLTGVVLTILIRVLVARPLEELRIATRRVAQGDFDHVILGGGPADVTAVATDVENMRQRIVAELASSREQQAVLTRQAADLDAQAVELRRSNAELEQFAYVASHDLQEPLRKVASFCQLLEKRYGDQLDDRARQYIDFAVDGAKRMQILINDLLTFSRVGRVNDSRLPVDMAQALDKALANLDSAVTDSGARVDRPDELPRIVGDPTLMTMLWQNLVGNAVKFRHPDRPPHIRITCERDPKNPDAWRLCVTDNGIGIPAEFEDKVFVIFQRLHSRDAYGGTGIGLALCKKIVEYHGGHIWIDTSYTDGTRFCFTLPSIDEADTRHAASEDKALT, encoded by the coding sequence ATGACCGGCGAGCGGTGGGCCGGACGCCGGCTGACGGTGCAGGGCTGGATCAGGCTGGTGGTGGCGCTCATGGCGCTGCTGGTGGTGGTGGGCTCCGTGATCGGCGCGGGGCTGCTCCAGCGGACGGCCTCGGTCACCGACCATCTGCTCATGGACGTCGAACCCGCGCAGACGGAGGCGTACCGGCTGCAGGCGGCCCTGGTGAACCAGGAGACGGGAATCCGCGGCTACGCCATCGCCGCCGACCGGCAGTTCCTGGACCCCTACGCGCAGGGCAAGCAGGACGAGGCGCATGCCGCGGCCCGGATGCGCGCTCTCATCGGCGACCGTCCCGGACTCCTCGCAAACCTGGAGACGGTGGAGAAGCGGGCGGCCGAGTGGCGGCGCACCTACGCCGAACCCCTCGTGGCCGGTGTGACACCGGGCAAGCCGCGCACCATCGACCAGGCGACCGCCGAACGCGGCAAGAAGGCCTTCGACCGGATCCGCGGTGCCGCGGCCGCACAGACCGCCGGACTGGCGGCCGCCGTCAAGGACGGTCAGGACCAGCTGGCCTCGTCGCGCAAGGTCCGCGACGCGGTGCTCGTCGCCATGGTCGTGGTGTTCCTGCTGACCGGCGTGGTCCTGACGATCCTGATCCGGGTGCTGGTGGCACGTCCGCTGGAGGAACTGCGGATCGCCACCCGCCGGGTCGCCCAGGGCGACTTCGACCATGTCATCCTCGGCGGCGGACCCGCCGACGTCACCGCGGTGGCCACGGACGTGGAGAACATGCGGCAGCGGATAGTCGCGGAGCTGGCCTCCTCCCGGGAACAGCAGGCGGTCCTGACCCGACAGGCCGCCGACCTGGACGCGCAGGCCGTGGAGTTGCGCCGCTCCAACGCCGAACTCGAACAGTTCGCCTACGTGGCCTCCCACGATCTGCAGGAACCGCTGCGCAAGGTGGCCTCGTTCTGCCAGCTCCTGGAGAAGCGCTACGGCGACCAGTTGGACGACCGCGCGCGGCAGTACATCGACTTCGCCGTCGACGGCGCCAAGCGCATGCAGATCCTCATCAACGACCTGCTCACCTTCTCCCGGGTGGGCCGCGTCAACGACTCCCGCCTTCCGGTCGACATGGCCCAGGCGCTCGACAAGGCGCTGGCCAACCTGGACAGCGCTGTCACCGACAGCGGCGCCCGCGTCGACCGGCCCGACGAGCTGCCCCGGATCGTCGGGGACCCCACGCTCATGACGATGCTCTGGCAGAACCTGGTCGGCAACGCCGTCAAGTTCCGCCACCCCGACCGCCCACCGCACATCCGGATCACGTGCGAGCGGGACCCGAAGAACCCCGACGCGTGGCGCCTGTGCGTCACGGACAACGGCATCGGTATCCCGGCCGAGTTCGAGGACAAGGTCTTCGTCATCTTCCAGAGGCTGCACAGCCGCGATGCCTACGGTGGTACCGGCATCGGCCTCGCTCTCTGCAAGAAGATCGTCGAGTACCACGGTGGCCACATCTGGATCGACACGTCCTACACCGACGGCACACGCTTCTGCTTCACTCTCCCGTCCATCGACGAGGCGGACACCCGTCACGCCGCCTCCGAAGACAAGGCTCTGACATGA
- a CDS encoding response regulator, with protein sequence MTAPAGTPINVLLVEDDPGDELMTREAFEDNKIGNTLHVVRDGEEALDFLYRRGAHTDAPQPDLILLDLNLPKYDGRQVLEKIKSDPALSHIPVVVLTTSAAEEDILRSYKLHANAYVTKPVDLDQFIAAVRQIDDFFVQVVRLPRQNS encoded by the coding sequence ATGACAGCTCCTGCCGGCACTCCGATCAATGTCCTCCTCGTCGAGGACGACCCGGGCGACGAGCTGATGACCCGGGAGGCGTTCGAGGACAACAAGATCGGCAACACCCTGCACGTGGTCCGGGACGGTGAGGAGGCGCTCGACTTCCTCTACCGGCGCGGTGCCCACACCGACGCGCCGCAGCCCGATCTGATCCTCCTCGACCTCAACCTGCCCAAGTACGACGGCCGGCAGGTCCTGGAGAAGATCAAGTCGGACCCCGCCCTGTCGCACATCCCGGTCGTCGTGCTGACCACCTCCGCGGCGGAGGAGGACATCCTGCGCAGCTACAAACTGCACGCCAACGCCTATGTCACCAAGCCGGTCGATCTGGACCAGTTCATCGCGGCCGTCCGCCAGATCGACGACTTCTTCGTCCAGGTGGTGCGCCTGCCCCGGCAGAACAGCTGA
- a CDS encoding vWA domain-containing protein, protein MTHTQDPRAAVTALADSSAPYLLGVRHHSPALAAAVPALLDAYGAEVVCVELPADFQPWLTHLAAPGTVAPVALAGAGENGRLGFYPFADFSPELAAVRWARDRGAEVVCCDLPMSDPRWTADGPLPTADARTTVADVAPPAASVTFGNALAASGTGRDDDDLWDRCVEVLAPGSAPDAIRRAALGVGWALRSDAEAAGGAPAVDLAREARMRETIARASAGGRRVAAVVGAFHAPALTAAAVTATARSLDADPGPGAAEAVPPTAGHGAAREHPGLVTSLVPYAFDLLDSRSGYPAGIRDPRWQQAVFQAGGDPERVRAAAARTVTDVCRELRSAGHTAGTGEAAETLRMACDLARVRGLAAPGRGEVIEALTTVMGQGEPLGRGRALARALEVVLVGTERGRIAPGTPRSGLGPCVEAEVAALRLPGPDDPTAREVRLDPLRSALDGRREILLQRLAVCGAGYGEAGAVAGTGDAAALTTRWRVAWTPAVPVRLDLAGIRGVTAALAAEGTLRETFRRESADGGPTCGQVLTALGAAARCGLPALVTERLADAATVLPAAATLPELLAALDLLETLCRGHLPGTTADSRQTAAELATEVLESAVRALPGLAGSDRPEDTAALIELASRAGEHRLGLRLDDALDTLARTGSPLVQGAALAARVLLDLDDADTLGARTAGWIDTATDPEARHALGRRLGGLLGGAAALLQSAPTALDPLLDRVDTLTDQGFLDRLPALRGGFDTLSPAGRDRLLHTVTERLGDRLDLSLDASPRLLALWTAADAAGLAALRALRLPGGTSVPTPGDSGISTGHGRPEHSGSVPAAAPRSGARSVEAPRASASSAALRITPTDRWRLLLGRETEKLPRGARRYAHALDELYGTGRGEGSFDLGREGGAHGRGGGREASFPTAREWAAELESLFGAEVREEVLARAADQGRVDVLAELDPAAVRPSVDLLASVLSLAGGMPERQLAALRPLVRRLVDELAKELATRMRPALTGLATPRPTRRPGGRLDLPRTLRANLAHARRTADGRTVVVPERPVFSTRSRKEADWRLILVVDVSGSMEASVIWSALTAAVLGGVPTLSTHFLAFSTDVIDLTDRVADPLSLLLEVRVGGGTHIAAGLAHARSLVTVPSRTLVVVVSDFEEGYPLGGLLGEVRALAGSGVHLMGCAALDDTGTPRYSVPVARQLVAAGMPVAALSPLALARWVGDRLRGESR, encoded by the coding sequence GTGACGCACACCCAGGATCCACGGGCGGCCGTCACCGCCCTCGCCGACTCGTCCGCGCCGTACCTGCTGGGCGTACGGCACCACAGCCCCGCGCTCGCCGCCGCGGTGCCCGCCCTGCTCGACGCGTACGGAGCGGAGGTCGTCTGCGTCGAGCTGCCCGCCGACTTCCAGCCCTGGCTGACCCATCTGGCCGCGCCGGGGACCGTCGCGCCGGTGGCCCTCGCCGGGGCCGGTGAGAACGGGCGGCTCGGCTTCTACCCGTTCGCCGACTTCTCCCCGGAACTGGCCGCCGTCCGCTGGGCACGGGACCGGGGAGCGGAGGTCGTGTGCTGCGATCTGCCGATGTCCGATCCGCGGTGGACCGCGGACGGGCCCCTGCCGACGGCGGACGCACGGACCACGGTCGCCGACGTCGCGCCCCCGGCCGCGTCGGTCACCTTCGGGAACGCGCTCGCCGCCTCCGGGACCGGACGCGACGACGACGATCTGTGGGACCGCTGCGTGGAGGTCCTCGCCCCCGGATCGGCCCCCGACGCGATCCGCCGCGCCGCCCTCGGTGTCGGCTGGGCACTGCGCAGCGACGCCGAGGCCGCGGGCGGGGCACCGGCGGTGGACCTCGCGCGTGAGGCCCGTATGCGCGAGACGATCGCCCGCGCCTCGGCCGGCGGGCGCCGGGTCGCGGCCGTGGTCGGCGCGTTCCACGCCCCGGCACTGACCGCGGCCGCCGTGACGGCGACGGCGCGGTCGCTCGACGCGGATCCGGGTCCAGGTGCCGCCGAAGCGGTGCCGCCGACCGCCGGTCACGGCGCCGCCCGGGAGCACCCGGGTCTCGTCACCTCCCTCGTCCCGTACGCATTCGATCTGCTGGACTCCCGTTCCGGCTATCCGGCGGGTATCCGGGACCCGCGCTGGCAACAGGCGGTGTTCCAGGCCGGAGGCGATCCCGAGCGGGTACGGGCGGCGGCCGCCCGAACGGTGACCGACGTGTGCCGGGAGCTCCGCTCGGCCGGGCACACGGCCGGAACGGGCGAGGCGGCCGAGACCCTGCGGATGGCGTGCGACCTCGCTCGGGTGCGGGGGCTCGCGGCGCCGGGCCGCGGCGAGGTCATCGAGGCGCTGACGACCGTCATGGGCCAGGGCGAACCGCTCGGCCGCGGCCGGGCCCTCGCGCGGGCGCTCGAAGTGGTCCTGGTCGGCACCGAACGGGGCCGGATCGCCCCGGGCACACCCCGCTCAGGGCTCGGCCCGTGCGTGGAGGCGGAGGTCGCGGCACTGCGGCTGCCCGGCCCGGACGACCCCACGGCGCGCGAGGTACGCCTCGACCCGCTCCGTTCCGCTCTCGACGGACGCCGCGAAATCCTGCTGCAGCGCCTCGCCGTGTGCGGTGCGGGCTACGGCGAGGCCGGGGCGGTGGCCGGTACGGGCGACGCGGCCGCCCTGACCACCCGCTGGCGAGTGGCGTGGACGCCGGCCGTCCCCGTACGCCTGGACCTGGCCGGGATACGGGGTGTCACCGCGGCCCTGGCCGCCGAGGGCACCCTGCGGGAGACCTTCCGCCGGGAGTCGGCGGACGGCGGGCCCACCTGCGGCCAGGTCCTCACGGCGCTCGGTGCGGCGGCGCGCTGCGGTCTGCCGGCGCTGGTGACCGAGCGCCTGGCCGACGCCGCCACCGTGCTCCCCGCCGCAGCCACGCTTCCCGAACTCCTCGCCGCACTGGACCTGTTGGAGACGCTGTGCCGCGGCCACCTGCCCGGCACCACGGCGGACAGCCGGCAGACGGCCGCCGAACTGGCCACCGAGGTGCTGGAGTCGGCGGTCCGGGCGCTGCCCGGGCTGGCGGGCAGCGATCGCCCCGAGGACACCGCCGCACTCATCGAACTGGCCTCGCGGGCCGGTGAACACCGCCTCGGGCTGCGGTTGGACGACGCCCTGGACACCCTCGCCCGCACCGGCTCCCCGCTCGTGCAGGGGGCCGCGCTGGCCGCCCGGGTGCTGCTCGACCTCGACGACGCCGACACCCTCGGTGCCCGTACGGCGGGCTGGATCGACACGGCCACCGACCCGGAGGCACGGCATGCGCTGGGTCGACGGCTCGGCGGGCTGCTCGGCGGCGCCGCCGCGTTGCTCCAGTCCGCGCCGACGGCGCTCGACCCGCTCCTCGACCGCGTCGACACGCTCACCGACCAGGGCTTCCTCGACCGACTGCCCGCGCTGCGCGGGGGTTTCGACACGCTCAGCCCGGCCGGCCGCGACCGGCTCCTGCACACCGTGACCGAGCGGCTCGGCGACCGCCTCGACCTGTCGCTCGACGCCTCGCCGCGTCTTCTCGCGCTGTGGACGGCCGCGGACGCCGCGGGGCTCGCGGCCCTCCGCGCGCTGCGGCTGCCGGGCGGGACCAGCGTTCCGACGCCCGGGGACTCCGGGATCAGCACGGGCCACGGCCGTCCCGAGCACTCCGGGTCCGTGCCCGCCGCCGCACCGCGATCCGGCGCGCGATCCGTCGAGGCACCGCGCGCCTCGGCCTCTTCGGCCGCTCTCCGGATCACCCCCACCGACCGATGGCGGCTGCTCCTCGGCCGGGAGACGGAGAAGCTCCCGCGCGGCGCCCGCCGCTACGCGCACGCGCTCGACGAGTTGTACGGCACCGGCCGTGGTGAGGGTTCTTTCGATCTCGGCAGGGAAGGCGGCGCCCACGGCCGGGGCGGTGGCCGGGAGGCGTCCTTCCCGACGGCCCGCGAATGGGCCGCGGAACTGGAATCGCTGTTCGGCGCGGAGGTCCGTGAGGAGGTCCTGGCCCGCGCCGCCGACCAGGGGCGCGTGGACGTACTGGCCGAACTCGACCCCGCCGCGGTCCGCCCTTCGGTCGATCTGCTGGCCTCCGTGCTGTCCCTCGCCGGCGGGATGCCCGAGCGGCAACTGGCCGCACTGCGCCCCCTCGTACGCCGTCTGGTCGACGAACTGGCGAAGGAACTCGCCACCCGGATGCGGCCGGCCCTCACCGGTCTCGCGACGCCGCGCCCCACCAGGCGGCCCGGCGGCCGACTCGACCTGCCGCGCACTCTGCGGGCCAACCTCGCCCACGCGCGCCGCACGGCCGACGGGCGAACCGTGGTCGTGCCGGAACGGCCGGTGTTCAGCACGCGCTCGCGCAAGGAGGCGGACTGGCGGCTCATCCTGGTGGTCGACGTGTCCGGGTCGATGGAGGCCTCCGTCATCTGGTCGGCCCTGACAGCGGCCGTCCTGGGCGGCGTCCCCACCCTGTCCACGCACTTCCTCGCGTTCTCGACGGACGTGATCGACCTGACGGACCGGGTCGCGGACCCGCTCTCGCTGCTGCTGGAAGTACGGGTGGGCGGCGGTACGCACATCGCGGCCGGGCTCGCCCACGCCCGTTCCCTGGTCACCGTGCCCAGCAGGACCCTCGTGGTGGTGGTGAGCGACTTCGAGGAGGGCTACCCGCTGGGCGGTCTCCTCGGCGAGGTACGGGCCCTGGCGGGTTCCGGGGTGCACCTGATGGGATGCGCCGCCCTGGACGACACCGGCACCCCGCGCTACTCGGTGCCCGTCGCCCGGCAACTCGTCGCGGCCGGCATGCCCGTCGCCGCCCTCAGTCCCCTCGCCCTCGCCCGCTGGGTGGGCGACCGTCTCCGCGGAGAGAGCCGATGA
- a CDS encoding ATP-binding protein, translated as MPATDTATALPARQTLPAEERHATELAFLAAHDNGPRPPGWHLTPRSAITFVCGSDGVPLKLPERHGTLPDRLVIAPKFVGERALVERCVVTLAGERGLLLVGEPGTAKSMLSELLSAAVCGTSALTVQGTAGTTEDAMRYGWNYALLLAQGPTPKALVDSPVLAAMRAGRVARVEEITRCLPEVQDALVSILSDRRMSVPELAGTDDAQVAAAPGFTVIATANLRDRGVSEMSAALKRRFNFETVHPIADVDAETALVRRQAVAAVERAGAGFGVDDAVLDVLVTVFRDLRAGRSAEGWDVERPGTVMSTAEAVQVAVSLGVAAAYLPGTDSLDLVPGHLLGVVRKDDPADHARLLGYWDGPVRRRAEDGSALWRRLWDLRENLR; from the coding sequence ATGCCCGCGACCGACACGGCGACGGCACTTCCCGCCCGGCAGACGCTGCCCGCCGAAGAGCGCCACGCCACCGAACTCGCCTTCCTCGCCGCCCACGACAACGGCCCCCGCCCGCCCGGCTGGCACCTGACGCCCCGCTCCGCGATCACCTTCGTCTGCGGCAGCGACGGCGTGCCGCTCAAACTCCCCGAGCGGCACGGCACACTGCCGGACCGGCTGGTGATCGCCCCCAAGTTCGTCGGCGAACGCGCCCTGGTGGAGCGGTGCGTGGTCACCCTCGCCGGAGAGCGCGGGCTGCTGCTGGTCGGTGAGCCGGGCACGGCCAAGTCGATGCTCTCGGAGCTGCTGTCCGCCGCGGTGTGCGGCACCAGCGCGCTGACCGTGCAGGGCACCGCGGGCACCACCGAGGACGCCATGCGCTACGGGTGGAACTACGCCCTGCTGCTCGCCCAGGGCCCCACGCCGAAGGCACTGGTCGACTCGCCCGTCCTCGCCGCCATGCGCGCCGGGCGGGTGGCCCGCGTCGAGGAGATCACCCGCTGTCTGCCCGAAGTGCAGGACGCCCTGGTGTCGATCCTGTCCGACCGGCGGATGAGCGTGCCCGAACTGGCCGGCACGGACGACGCCCAGGTCGCGGCCGCCCCCGGATTCACCGTCATCGCCACCGCCAACCTGCGCGACCGCGGTGTCTCGGAGATGTCCGCCGCGCTCAAACGCCGCTTCAACTTCGAGACCGTGCACCCGATCGCGGACGTCGACGCCGAGACCGCGCTCGTACGGCGGCAGGCCGTCGCGGCCGTCGAGCGGGCGGGCGCCGGCTTCGGCGTCGACGACGCGGTGCTGGATGTGCTGGTCACCGTCTTCCGTGATCTGCGGGCCGGGCGGTCCGCAGAGGGCTGGGACGTGGAACGGCCCGGCACCGTGATGTCGACGGCCGAGGCGGTGCAGGTCGCCGTCTCCCTCGGAGTGGCCGCCGCCTACCTTCCGGGTACCGACTCGCTCGACCTGGTCCCCGGTCACCTACTGGGCGTCGTCCGCAAGGACGACCCCGCCGATCACGCCCGTCTCCTCGGCTACTGGGACGGTCCGGTGCGCCGCCGCGCCGAGGACGGGTCGGCGCTGTGGCGCCGGCTCTGGGACCTGCGGGAGAACCTCCGGTGA